One genomic segment of Deltaproteobacteria bacterium includes these proteins:
- a CDS encoding DUF3108 domain-containing protein produces the protein MKSSIPQPRLAALALGLLGLVVLLGAPAAAEEPARATTSEGPAAGASRTAAPLPTLPGTHRLSIPEHLQRRTPAAGSPKPRPVLQQCEGALPPPGDYRPPFGERLGFDLEVMGVRAGRLDLRWSPDTAGAARIDVLAQTNTFFENVRKLRGEGTSYLTLEDLRPTRYREDAVEDAVAKWADVLFRKDRGEAQIHYAYGAKERRLAFPMSTGPHDILSAIFYLRTLDLAIGQSFCLDVYGNRRIWRMKGAVETEEWVSTPVGKFKTWRLSGVAQRIDMPSSTKEIHLWIAQDEHRTPVAVLGEIDLGAVTATLSSVKRPGEPELKPEARTGGTW, from the coding sequence ATGAAGAGTTCGATCCCCCAGCCCCGCCTCGCCGCCCTCGCCCTGGGCCTCCTCGGCCTCGTGGTCCTGCTCGGCGCCCCCGCCGCCGCCGAGGAGCCGGCGCGGGCCACCACCAGCGAGGGGCCCGCCGCCGGCGCGTCGCGCACCGCCGCCCCCCTGCCCACCCTGCCGGGCACCCACCGCCTCTCCATCCCCGAGCACCTCCAGCGCCGCACGCCCGCCGCGGGCAGCCCGAAGCCCCGGCCCGTGCTGCAGCAGTGCGAGGGCGCCCTGCCCCCGCCGGGGGACTACCGCCCGCCCTTCGGCGAGCGCCTGGGCTTCGACCTCGAGGTGATGGGGGTCCGCGCCGGACGCCTGGATCTGCGCTGGAGCCCGGACACCGCCGGCGCCGCCCGGATCGACGTCCTCGCCCAGACCAACACCTTCTTCGAGAACGTCCGCAAGCTGCGGGGCGAGGGCACGAGCTACCTGACCCTGGAGGATCTGCGGCCCACCCGCTACCGGGAGGACGCGGTCGAGGACGCGGTGGCGAAGTGGGCCGACGTGCTCTTCCGCAAGGACCGCGGCGAGGCCCAGATCCACTACGCCTACGGCGCGAAGGAGCGGCGGCTGGCCTTCCCGATGTCCACCGGGCCCCACGACATCCTCAGCGCGATCTTCTACCTGCGCACCCTCGACCTCGCGATCGGCCAGAGCTTCTGCCTCGACGTCTACGGCAACCGCCGCATCTGGCGGATGAAGGGCGCGGTGGAGACCGAGGAGTGGGTGAGCACCCCGGTCGGCAAGTTCAAGACCTGGCGGCTCTCGGGCGTGGCCCAGCGGATCGACATGCCGAGCAGCACCAAGGAGATCCACCTGTGGATCGCCCAGGACGAGCACCGCACGCCGGTCGCCGTCCTCGGAGAGATCGACCTCGGCGCGGTGACCGCCACCCTCTCCAGCGTGAAGCGCCCCGGCGAGCCCGAGCTGAAGCCCGAGGCCCGCACGGGCGGGACCTGGTAG
- a CDS encoding tetratricopeptide repeat protein, producing the protein MTDPRPLSERRQEAHRNLLQGNTEVGKAQLRHLWREEPGPSRAEDAVLLMAALAREGALEEGLALLAEGQQAALGTASMADLAAALAANLPQPGLAVIQIQGKVTATRSAAHAALLARLHERARDVRQAIPLWELAARMAPRESTYQRELMRLHAVTANGRGLETALRNLVELEPRDLSARVNLVRTLARNGRREEALRKARLPEEFLSGTEAEISAGEVLVRAGLGPEARAVFEAVLEEDPDHCEARYGRARALLVADQAEAGEKALLALVKEKVGGQPCRVVEAVRDLAIRESWRGHYPRLKRLAKQGKGADPEALRGVMQSLGPEPLPGRSARHPAAHRRVGPSHYAIDGPALPHRPPGPDE; encoded by the coding sequence GTGACCGATCCGCGGCCCCTCTCCGAGCGGCGGCAGGAGGCCCACCGGAACCTCCTCCAGGGCAACACCGAGGTGGGCAAGGCTCAGCTCCGGCACCTCTGGCGGGAGGAGCCGGGCCCCTCCCGCGCCGAGGACGCCGTGCTGCTCATGGCCGCCCTCGCCCGGGAGGGCGCGCTCGAGGAGGGCCTCGCCCTCCTGGCCGAGGGGCAGCAGGCCGCGCTCGGCACCGCCTCCATGGCCGACCTGGCGGCGGCGCTCGCCGCCAACCTGCCCCAGCCCGGGCTCGCGGTGATCCAGATCCAGGGCAAGGTCACCGCGACCCGCTCGGCCGCCCACGCCGCCCTCCTGGCGCGGCTCCACGAGCGGGCCCGGGACGTCCGCCAGGCCATCCCCCTCTGGGAGCTGGCGGCGCGGATGGCCCCCCGGGAGTCGACCTACCAGCGGGAGCTGATGCGCCTCCACGCGGTGACCGCGAACGGCCGCGGCCTGGAGACGGCGCTTCGCAACCTGGTCGAGCTCGAGCCCCGGGACCTCTCGGCCCGGGTGAACCTGGTGCGGACCCTGGCCCGCAACGGCCGCCGCGAGGAGGCCCTCCGGAAGGCCCGCCTGCCGGAGGAGTTCCTGTCCGGCACCGAGGCGGAGATCTCGGCGGGCGAGGTGCTGGTGCGCGCCGGCCTGGGGCCGGAGGCCCGGGCGGTCTTCGAGGCGGTGCTGGAGGAGGATCCGGATCACTGCGAGGCGCGCTACGGCCGGGCCCGGGCGCTGCTGGTGGCCGATCAGGCCGAGGCTGGAGAGAAGGCCCTCCTCGCCCTGGTGAAGGAGAAGGTCGGCGGCCAGCCCTGCCGGGTCGTCGAGGCGGTGCGGGATCTCGCCATCCGGGAGAGCTGGCGGGGTCACTATCCGCGCCTGAAGCGCCTCGCGAAGCAGGGCAAGGGCGCCGACCCCGAGGCGCTGCGCGGCGTGATGCAGTCCCTGGGGCCCGAGCCCCTGCCCGGCCGCTCGGCGAGGCACCCCGCCGCCCACCGCAGGGTCGGACCCTCCCACTACGCCATCGACGGTCCCGCGCTGCCCCACCGGCCGCCGGGCCCCGATGAATGA